A window of Kribbella sp. NBC_00382 genomic DNA:
ACATCCACCTGGACGGCCGGGTCCCGCTGCACGCGATCACGCCGGTCGAGGTCGACCGGTTGCTGGGAGCGGTACTGGAGTACGCCGACTCGTCCTTCAACACGATCCTCGAACTGGGCTTCGGCTCGTCCATTCGCAAGGAATACGAGTGGCGGATCAAACGCGGCGAATCGACCCGGAATCTGGACGCGTTCATGGGCTGGCTGGAGCCTCGCTAGTCTGAGGGCATGACATACCGCCTGATCCTGCTGCGCCACGGCCACAGCGACTGGAACGCCAAGAACCTGTTCACCGGCTGGGTCGATGTCGACCTGAACGACCAGGGGGTGACGGAGGCGCACCGCGGTGGCCAGTTGCTGCTCGAGCGCGGGCTGCTGCCCGACGTCCTGCACACCTCGGTCCTGTGGCGCGCCATCCGGACGGCGAACATCGCCCTCGAGGAGGCCGGCCGGTCGTGGATCGACGTCCGCCGGTCCTGGCGGCTGAACGAGCGCCACTACGGCGGGCTGCAGGGCAAGGACAAGAAGCAGACGCTGGAGGAGCTCGGCGAGGAGCAGTTCATGCTGTTCCGCCGCTCCTACGACACCCCGCCGCCGGCGATCGAGCGCGGCTCGGAGTTCGACCAGGCCGGCGACCCGCGGTACGCCGGACTGCCCTCTGAGTTGCTGCCGGCAACGGAGTGCCTGAAGGACGTCGTCGAGCGGATGCTGCCGTACTGGTACGACGCGATCGTGCCGGACCTGCGGGCCGGCAAGACCGTCCTGGTCACCGCTCACGGCAACTCACTGCGCGCCCTGGTCAAGCACCTGGACAACCTGGACGAGAAGACCATCGTCGGCCTGAACATTCCGACCGGCGTCCCGCTGTACTACGAACTCGACGACGACTTCAACCCGCTCAAGCCGGGCGGCGAGTACCTCGACCCCGAGGCCGCCGCGGCCGCGATCGAAGCGGTCAAGAACCAGGGTCGCTAGGCAAACAAGTAGCCCTCGGCAACCAGTTGGTTGCCGAGGGCTACTTTGTGGTTCTGGGTGGCTCAGTTGCCGTTCGGGCTCGGGGTGGAGGCGCCGGCGCCGGAGCCTGCGGCGGTACCGCCGATGGCGACCGGGAGCTCGCCGGTGACCAGGTAGACGACCCGGCGAGCCATCGAGACCGCGTGGTCGGCGATGCGCTCGTAGTACCGGCCGAGCAGCGCGATGTCGACCGCGACCTCGACGCCGTGCGGCCAGGAGTTGTCCATCATCAGCCGGAACTGGCTGGTGCGCAGCTTGTCCATCTCGTCGTCGGCGGACTCCAGCGCGGCGGCGGCCTCGACATCGCGGGTCTTGATCACGTCACCGGCGGCATCGACCATCTGGCCGGCCACGGTGCTCATGTCCTCGATCACCTTGTGCAGCTCGTCCGGGATGGCCGGCGAGGGGTAGCGCAGCCGGGCGATCTTGGAGACGTGCGCCGCCAGGTCACCCATCCGCTCCAGGTCGGCGACCATCCGCAGCGCGGCGACCAGCATCCGCAGCTCGTTGGCGACCGGGGCCTGCCGGGCCATCAGCTCGAAGACCTTCTCCTCCACGCCTTCGCCGGCCGCATCCAGCTGGATGTCGGCGGCAATCACTTCCTCGGCCTGGCGGATGTCGGCGGTCAGCAGGGCCGTGGTGGAGCGGCGTACGGCGGTCGACACCGTCCGGGTCATCCGTTCGAGCTCGGCGAGAATGTCGTCGAGCTGCTCGTGATAGGTGTCGCGCATCGTGTCTGCATCCGATCTGTGGTGTCCGCTACTGCGGTGGGCGGGCTCCCGCGGGCACGGCTCAGTACCCGCCCACCGTGGAACATATGCCAGCCAGGTTGCCGGGCGGCGACGAGTGGTGAACGCCCGATGAACAGTTGAGACGCGTTCCGGTCATCGGGTGCTCATTCGGTCTTTCCCTCCTGGTTGCCCGCGTAGCATCGTTGTCGTGGACCCCACGCTGGCTGCGGTGCTGGGCGGCGTCATCGGCGCGGCCCTGGCTCTGCTTTCACTCGGTGCGATGATGCTTTCCGAGCGATCTCAGACCAAGGTGCCGGTCTCCCCGGACCCGATCGTGCCCAACGGCGTCGCCACCGTCTTGTCCGTCCTCCGCTCCTCCGCGGTGGTGATGGGCCCCGAGGACCAGGTGCTCCAGGCGAGCGCCCCGGCCCACGTTCTCGGCATCGTACGAGGCGAACGGCTCGTCGTGGAGGACCTGCTGACCATGGTCCGGGCGGTCCGCCGCGATGGCGAGATCCGCCAGCAGGACCTGGAGATCGTCCGCGGCCGGCTCGGCGCCACGCAGTACGTGAGCGCGCGGGTCGCCCCGCTGGGCAGTCAGCTGGTGCTGGTACTGGTCGAGGACCGGACCCGGGAACGCCGGCTGGACGCGATCCGGCGCGACTTCACCGTCAACGTCAGCCACGAGCTGAAGACCCCGATCGGCGCGATCATCCTGCTCGCGGACGCGGTCGCGGAGGCCTCCGACGACCCCGAGGCCGTGCAGCGGTTCTCCGGCCGGATGCGGATCGAGGCGAGCCGGCTGAGCCGGCTGGTCAAGGAGATCATCGAGCTGTCCCGGCTGCAGGGCGACGATCCGCTGGAGCACCCCGCGCCGGTCGACATCAACGGCGTGATCGAGTCCGCGGTCGATCGTTGCCGGGTCGACGCCGAGGACCGCGACATCAACCTGGTGGTGAAGACCGACCCCGCCCTCGAGGTGATGGGCAGCGAGGACCAGCTGGCGATCGCGATCGGCAACCTGGTCGAGAACGCCGTCAACTACAGCCCCGACGGGACCCGGGTGGCAGTCGCCGCCCACCCGATCGGGGACCTGGTGGAGATCACCGTCAGCGACCAGGGCGTCGGGATCCCGAGCAGTGACCTGGAACGGATCTTCGAGCGCTTCTACCGGGTCGACCGGGCCAGGAGCCGCGAGACCGGTGGTACCGGCCTCGGCCTGTCCATCGTCAAGCACATCGCCTCGATCCACGGTGGCGACGTGCGGGTCTGGAGCGTCGAGGGCCAGGGATCCACCTTCACCGTCCGACTCCCGCTGCGGCTCGATCCCGCGACCGGGCAACCGACGGACCCCTCCATCCAGGAGGAGTCCGACACCCCCCTGACGCCGACCCCGTCGGAGGATCAGAAAACCAAGGAGGCAGCTTCGTGACCCGAGTGCTGGTCGTCGAAGACGAAGAGAGCTACAGCGACGCGTTGTCGTACGTTCTGCGCAAGGAAGGGTTCGAGGTCGCCGTGGCCGAGACCGGACCGGACGCGCTGGACGAGTACGACCGGGCCGGCGCCGACATCGTCCTGCTGGACCTGATGCTGCCGGGCCTGTCCGGTACCGAGGTCTGCCGCGCGCTCCGCAGCCGCGGCAACGTCCCGGTGATCATCGTGTCGGCCAAGGACACCGAGGTCGACAAGGTCGTCGGCCTCGAACTGGGCGCCGACGACTACGTCACCAAGCCCTACAGCCCGCGCGAACTGCTGGCCCGCATCCGCGCGGTCCTGCGCCGCGGCCAGGACGTC
This region includes:
- a CDS encoding phosphoglyceromutase gives rise to the protein MTYRLILLRHGHSDWNAKNLFTGWVDVDLNDQGVTEAHRGGQLLLERGLLPDVLHTSVLWRAIRTANIALEEAGRSWIDVRRSWRLNERHYGGLQGKDKKQTLEELGEEQFMLFRRSYDTPPPAIERGSEFDQAGDPRYAGLPSELLPATECLKDVVERMLPYWYDAIVPDLRAGKTVLVTAHGNSLRALVKHLDNLDEKTIVGLNIPTGVPLYYELDDDFNPLKPGGEYLDPEAAAAAIEAVKNQGR
- the phoU gene encoding phosphate signaling complex protein PhoU; protein product: MRDTYHEQLDDILAELERMTRTVSTAVRRSTTALLTADIRQAEEVIAADIQLDAAGEGVEEKVFELMARQAPVANELRMLVAALRMVADLERMGDLAAHVSKIARLRYPSPAIPDELHKVIEDMSTVAGQMVDAAGDVIKTRDVEAAAALESADDEMDKLRTSQFRLMMDNSWPHGVEVAVDIALLGRYYERIADHAVSMARRVVYLVTGELPVAIGGTAAGSGAGASTPSPNGN
- a CDS encoding sensor histidine kinase, which gives rise to MDPTLAAVLGGVIGAALALLSLGAMMLSERSQTKVPVSPDPIVPNGVATVLSVLRSSAVVMGPEDQVLQASAPAHVLGIVRGERLVVEDLLTMVRAVRRDGEIRQQDLEIVRGRLGATQYVSARVAPLGSQLVLVLVEDRTRERRLDAIRRDFTVNVSHELKTPIGAIILLADAVAEASDDPEAVQRFSGRMRIEASRLSRLVKEIIELSRLQGDDPLEHPAPVDINGVIESAVDRCRVDAEDRDINLVVKTDPALEVMGSEDQLAIAIGNLVENAVNYSPDGTRVAVAAHPIGDLVEITVSDQGVGIPSSDLERIFERFYRVDRARSRETGGTGLGLSIVKHIASIHGGDVRVWSVEGQGSTFTVRLPLRLDPATGQPTDPSIQEESDTPLTPTPSEDQKTKEAAS
- a CDS encoding response regulator transcription factor, which produces MTRVLVVEDEESYSDALSYVLRKEGFEVAVAETGPDALDEYDRAGADIVLLDLMLPGLSGTEVCRALRSRGNVPVIIVSAKDTEVDKVVGLELGADDYVTKPYSPRELLARIRAVLRRGQDVELLPDTLEAGPVRMDVERHVVTVSGTEIRLPLKEFELLEMLLRNTGRVLTRGQLIDRIWGADYVGDTKTLDVHVKRLRSKLEKDPSNPSHLVTVRGLGYKFEA